A window of Saccharomyces paradoxus chromosome XIII, complete sequence genomic DNA:
CTTGGAGCCATCACGGGGAAACTAGACAAAGACATTGGAACGAACATCGACTATGGGAAGCTAAATGAAACTTTCAATGTGGTGCTCAGTGTTGAAAAAGCTCGAGCACAATCGCATTCCAAGCAAAGTGAGATCCTTTTCAGACAAATTTACACAGATACGAAGGCATTCGCTGCTAACTTGCAAGCAAGATATACTACGTTGAGTGGAAAGATTGAGAGGTTGCGGATGGACAAgttcaacaagaaaaaagggTGTGAAGTTTTGCAGAAGAAGGTGCAAGATGCTCAGATTAGAGCTAGAGACTTACAATTgaacgaaaataatatgATTGGAGCCAAGAGAGTAGAACATAACAAGAGAGAACTGTTGAAATGGGAATCGAACTCGCAGGAGTATAAGGTCCAACTGGACGTTCTGAAGCAGGAATATAAGGCTTCGCAGAAGTTTTGGATACACGAGTGGGCGCAATTATCCTGCGAGCTacaagaaatggaaaacaCCAGAATATCCTTTTTACAATCGAAGCTGCAACAATTCGCAACTTCATCGATGGAAACCTGTATTTTAGAGCAAACAAAAATGGACATGTTGACAACGAATCTGAACTCATTCACGGCAGCAGACGAAATATCAAcgttttcaaaagaaaatggaaccGGTAGACTGAAACATAAGAATTCCAAAGGTGACATGAATTCCAGCGCCAATTGGGCTCAAATGAGCAGTATCTCCACGGCaagtaaaaaaagtgaatCGTATATGGACAATATAAGGAAACTATCCTCTCAGTTAAAGGAAAccgaaaataaaagaaaactagCTTCTGTAGAAAAATACGAGAAGCCATTGCCATCTCCGGAAGTCACCATGGCTAGACAATTCAGAAATTCCACTCCCGTCATACGTAATGAGGCAAAATCCGTTGTTGAGCCAACATTATCTTTGAGGTCTTCGCCCGTTCAAATACAGAGCAATGTGGATGAGTCCACAATAAGAGGAAATCTTGATCGACCAAGGCCGACGGTTCAAGAAGAACAACTTAAATCTGATGAGGATTCGAAAAATTCTGATGGAAACTGCTTAATGGCGcataaaagaaatcaatCCCTCACTTCACCATCAGAATCAAGTTCTTCTAATCCAACGGATTTTAGCcatatcaagaaaagacAAAGCATGGAATCTATGACCACATCTGTAAGTTCAATGGCCAATAGTATAGACGAGTCACAGAGGTTCGCAAAATCATGGAACTCGTCgaatagaaaaaggaaatcaaTGAGCCATTTGCAAGTAACCTCGTCGGCCTCTTCAAGGTCGGACAATGGGGAGAGAACTTCCAATTCTGAACTCAAGCGTGACGAAAATGATTATAGCACAATGAGAGATACTAGTGCAAGCACAATTCTGTTCAAACCCCCCGTAGCAGTTAGAGGAATATCTAAGGGACACACGCATAGGCAATCTATGATAATGCAGGATTCAAGCAATCCGATTGAAGATGC
This region includes:
- the HOF1 gene encoding formin-binding protein HOF1 (SH3 domain-containing protein required for cytokinesis~similar to YMR032W), with amino-acid sequence MSYSYEACFWDPNDNGVNILLGHISQGIKSCDSMIHFFKQRSELEKDYARRLGAITGKLDKDIGTNIDYGKLNETFNVVLSVEKARAQSHSKQSEILFRQIYTDTKAFAANLQARYTTLSGKIERLRMDKFNKKKGCEVLQKKVQDAQIRARDLQLNENNMIGAKRVEHNKRELLKWESNSQEYKVQLDVLKQEYKASQKFWIHEWAQLSCELQEMENTRISFLQSKLQQFATSSMETCILEQTKMDMLTTNLNSFTAADEISTFSKENGTGRLKHKNSKGDMNSSANWAQMSSISTASKKSESYMDNIRKLSSQLKETENKRKLASVEKYEKPLPSPEVTMARQFRNSTPVIRNEAKSVVEPTLSLRSSPVQIQSNVDESTIRGNLDRPRPTVQEEQLKSDEDSKNSDGNCLMAHKRNQSLTSPSESSSSNPTDFSHIKKRQSMESMTTSVSSMANSIDESQRFAKSWNSSNRKRKSMSHLQVTSSASSRSDNGERTSNSELKRDENDYSTMRDTSASTILFKPPVAVRGISKGHTHRQSMIMQDSSNPIEDALYEMERIQSSSKTGMKTGNIMNERGMVRDNGITVTLPIVTSEGFPVIEYAKAMYPLVGNEAPGLANFHKGDYLLITEIVNKDWYKGEVYDNDRIDRDHRVGLIPYNFIQLLHQGP